Sequence from the Lysobacter capsici genome:
ACGCCACCGCGCGAAATTACCTGTTGCGGGCATGAATCTGGTTCAGGTTGACGCCCGCGGACGTTAGCCGGGCGTTAGAACGGTGGGATCGGGCACGGATTGGCCGTGCAATCGCCCGGAATTCGTTTGCGCACTGGGTCGAGCGGGCGGCGCCGGCGCCGCAGCTCGACACGGTTCTTCGGCGAGGCAGGCCGTTGCGCCGGCTGGGCGCAGCGACCAGCCTGGCCCAAGAACAAGGGCACGGTCGATCGGGCCAGTTGCGGCTACTTGCAGCCAGTTCCAGTAATCGGGGCCTTGCGCGCTGCGTCGCTGATGGACTTGCGTCAGCCGGGCCGAGCCCGGCGCGCGCAGCCGGCGATCGGACGCTGTGAACGCCGCGATCGCCCGGGTGGGCATGCGCCTGGCTCAGGCGACCGCGAACCCCGCATCGATCGCCTGCCGGTCGGCGTGGTACGAGGAACGCACCAGCGGGCCCGAGGCGACGTGGGTGAAGCCCAGCGACATGCCGTAGACCTCGAGTTCCTTGAACTCTTCCGGGGTCCAGTAACGCAGCACCGGATGGTGGTGCGGGGTCGGCTGCAGGTACTGGCCGATGGTGATCATGTCGACATCGTGCGCGCGCAGGTCGCGCAAGGTCGCCTGCACCTGCTCCATGGTCTCGCCCAGGCCGAGCATGATCCCGGACTTGGTCGCGACCTGCGGATGCTGGGCCTTGAACTTTTGCAGCAGGGTCAGCGACCACTGGTAGTCGGCGCCCGGGCGCACGTTGGTGTACAGGTCCGGCACGGTCTCGACGTTGTGGTTGAACACGTCCGGCGGGTTGGTGTTGAGGATATCCAGCGCGCGTTCCATCCGGCCCTTGCCGCGGAAGTCGGGAGTCAGCACTTCGATCTTGGTGCGCGGGCTCTGCTCGCGCACCGCCGCGATGCAGTCGACGAAATGCTGGGCGCCGCCGTCGCGCAGGTCGTCGCGGTCGACGCTGGTGATGACCACGTACTTCAGGCCCATGTCGGCGACGGTGCGGGCCAGGTTGGCCGGTTCGTTCGCGTCCGGCGGCTTGGGCCGGCCGTGGGCGACGTCGCAGAACGAGCAGCGGCGGGTGCAGACCTCGCCGAGGATCATGAAGGTCGCGGTGCCGTGGCTGAAGCACTCGTGGATGTTCGGGCAGCTGGCTTCTTCGCAGACCGTAACCAGGCGGTTCTCGCGCAGCTTGGCCTTGAGCGCGGCGACCGAGTTGCCCGACGGAATGCGCACCCGGATCCACGACGGCTTGCGCAGCACCGGCACGTCGGCGAACTGCACCGGCGAGCGGCTGATCTTGTCGCCGCCGAGCTGCTTGGCGCCGGGCGTCATCGTGGTCGATTCCAGCACCGCCGGCGCGAGCACTTCGGGCGCGCCGCCGCTGACGATCGTGAGCGGGATGGACTTGGAGGCGGGGGTGGTCATGGCGTTGCTTAGCTCTTGTCGTTTAGCTCCCTCTCCCGCAGGCGGGAGAGGGCTGGGGTGAGGGCCTGCGGCTGCCTGCGGTGTCGCGGCGGCTGGCGGATTCGCGCGCCCTCATCCGCCCTTCGGGCACCTTCTCCCGCAAGCGGGAGAAGGAAGATCAAGCACTCCTCCCGCTTGCGGGAGAAGGGAATCATTGCTCATCCCGCAAGCGGGACGAGGCTTTTAGAAGCTCAACGGCTCCGCGTCCTCGACCGTCAGACCGAACTGCCGCGCGAGTTGCGCGACCAGCACCGGCTTGACTTGCTCCATGCCCGACGGGCCGCCCAAGTCTAGCACCGAGGTCACCTGCAGCCCCTGGTAACCGCAGGGATTGATGCGCTGGTACGGCGACAGGTCCATGGCGATATTGAAGGCCAGGCCATGAAAGGTGCAGCCACGGCGGACCCGGATGCCCAACGCCATGACCTTGGCCCCGGCCACGTACACGCCCGGGGCGCCGTCGCGGCGCGCGCCTTCGATGTTCCACTCAGCCAGGGTGTCGATCACCGCCTGCTCGATCCGGTCGACGTACTCGCGCACCCCGACCTTGAGCCGGCGCAGGTCCAGCAGCGGGTACAGCACGATCTGGCCGGGGCCGTGGTAGGTGACCTGGCCGCCGCGATCGACGTGGATCACCGGGATATCGCCCGGCATCAGCACGTGCTCGTCCTTGCCGGCCTGGCCCAGGGTGAACACCGGGTCGT
This genomic interval carries:
- the lipA gene encoding lipoyl synthase; the encoded protein is MTTPASKSIPLTIVSGGAPEVLAPAVLESTTMTPGAKQLGGDKISRSPVQFADVPVLRKPSWIRVRIPSGNSVAALKAKLRENRLVTVCEEASCPNIHECFSHGTATFMILGEVCTRRCSFCDVAHGRPKPPDANEPANLARTVADMGLKYVVITSVDRDDLRDGGAQHFVDCIAAVREQSPRTKIEVLTPDFRGKGRMERALDILNTNPPDVFNHNVETVPDLYTNVRPGADYQWSLTLLQKFKAQHPQVATKSGIMLGLGETMEQVQATLRDLRAHDVDMITIGQYLQPTPHHHPVLRYWTPEEFKELEVYGMSLGFTHVASGPLVRSSYHADRQAIDAGFAVA
- the lipB gene encoding lipoyl(octanoyl) transferase LipB, with product MDAVAAVFGGESSPPRAQLRDLGRQPYEPVWRAMQAFTDARGADTPDELWLVEHDPVFTLGQAGKDEHVLMPGDIPVIHVDRGGQVTYHGPGQIVLYPLLDLRRLKVGVREYVDRIEQAVIDTLAEWNIEGARRDGAPGVYVAGAKVMALGIRVRRGCTFHGLAFNIAMDLSPYQRINPCGYQGLQVTSVLDLGGPSGMEQVKPVLVAQLARQFGLTVEDAEPLSF